A window of Lentimicrobiaceae bacterium contains these coding sequences:
- a CDS encoding HAD hydrolase-like protein — translation MGISTLIWDWNGTLLNDVSICIQSMNTMLRKRNLPLLSLKKYKEVFTFPVRDYYEKIGYNFTKEKWEDVAIEFIELYLAGLPQCRLADQAEKLLCHFHNAGLNQVILSAMHQEKLNSSIDNFNIRQYFSYTLGITNHYAESKTANAHYLLKILQTNPKEVCLIGDTLHDFEVARVVGIKSILVSYGHQSAKKLHSSGTHVVNTLSSLIQMINHDGR, via the coding sequence ATGGGCATTTCGACTCTCATTTGGGACTGGAACGGGACTTTGCTTAATGACGTAAGTATCTGCATTCAATCCATGAATACTATGCTAAGAAAAAGGAATCTCCCGCTTCTTTCTCTCAAAAAATACAAAGAAGTATTTACCTTTCCGGTAAGAGATTATTACGAGAAAATCGGGTACAATTTTACAAAAGAAAAATGGGAAGATGTTGCTATTGAGTTTATTGAACTTTATCTTGCCGGTTTACCCCAATGCCGCCTTGCTGACCAGGCAGAAAAGTTACTTTGCCATTTTCATAATGCTGGGTTAAATCAGGTAATACTTTCTGCCATGCACCAGGAAAAGCTCAATTCCTCCATTGATAATTTTAATATTCGGCAATATTTTTCTTACACTTTGGGTATTACAAATCATTATGCCGAAAGCAAAACTGCAAACGCGCATTATTTGTTGAAAATTTTACAAACCAATCCCAAAGAAGTTTGTTTAATTGGCGATACCTTACATGATTTTGAAGTTGCCAGAGTTGTAGGAATAAAAAGTATTCTAGTGTCCTATGGACATCAATCGGCAAAAAAACTTCATTCGTCAGGTACACATGTTGTTAACACTTTATCTTCACTAATTCAAATGATTAACCACGATGGACGTTAA
- a CDS encoding DUF4293 domain-containing protein codes for MIQRIQTVYLALASIALIILFFVPIAFFGGTLQSIVNLEFYIYQLKDLVPGATPLFPSWFAQPLALLVGIIILVNLKSIFLYKNRTKQISHVKVNIFLTMLLIVAILFVYINLIERKAGVKPDYHGALGIYLPISALILIVLAYRSIMRDEKLVRSADRLR; via the coding sequence ATGATACAACGCATTCAAACTGTTTATTTGGCTTTGGCAAGTATAGCTTTAATTATTTTGTTTTTTGTTCCCATAGCTTTTTTCGGAGGAACATTACAAAGTATTGTTAATCTTGAATTTTATATTTATCAGCTCAAAGATTTGGTGCCGGGAGCAACGCCATTATTCCCTTCATGGTTTGCACAACCATTGGCACTACTTGTGGGCATAATAATTCTTGTTAATTTAAAAAGTATATTTCTTTATAAGAACAGAACTAAGCAAATATCACACGTCAAAGTAAATATTTTTCTTACAATGTTACTTATTGTGGCAATTTTATTTGTGTATATTAATCTAATTGAACGCAAAGCAGGAGTAAAACCCGATTATCATGGTGCTTTAGGTATATATTTGCCGATCAGTGCATTAATATTAATTGTTTTGGCATACCGCTCGATTATGCGCGACGAAAAACTGGTGCGTTCTGCCGATAGGTTAAGATAG
- a CDS encoding ATP-binding cassette domain-containing protein, with product MNSPHIIQINNLNFNFGKHPVLQNVSLQVPYNSIFGFLGPNGAGKTTTIKTIMGLLRIKDNSIFVFGKDINKHRIEILSNASAIVEVPSLYDHLTAIENLKITCLLRNIDYKRINNVLDSVNLTNDASRKIRQFSTGMKQRLSLASALLSQPELLILDEPINGLDPKGIIEIRNLLFDLNKIYGTTIFISSHILSEIERICSHIGIINNGKIVFHGSMDTLIKQRNKVQQVIIETSEIQSAFNLLQNKFIVKNDNNFLILQYNSKQDIANALEIITTHHIPVYSVQPIANSLEDSFLHYLNID from the coding sequence ATGAATAGTCCACATATTATTCAAATTAATAACCTAAATTTTAATTTTGGGAAACATCCTGTTTTACAAAATGTTTCGTTGCAGGTCCCTTACAACAGTATTTTTGGTTTTTTAGGACCCAACGGAGCTGGTAAAACAACTACAATTAAAACAATTATGGGTTTATTAAGAATAAAAGATAATAGCATTTTTGTGTTTGGAAAAGATATAAATAAACATAGAATAGAAATTTTAAGTAATGCTTCTGCTATTGTTGAAGTTCCTTCTCTGTATGATCATCTTACCGCAATTGAAAATCTGAAAATCACTTGCTTGTTGCGAAACATTGATTACAAAAGAATAAATAACGTTCTCGATTCCGTTAATCTTACAAATGATGCATCCCGCAAAATACGGCAGTTCTCAACTGGCATGAAGCAACGGTTAAGTCTGGCTTCTGCTTTACTTTCACAACCAGAATTACTTATTCTTGATGAACCTATTAATGGACTCGATCCTAAAGGAATCATTGAAATCAGGAATCTTCTTTTTGACTTAAATAAAATATATGGCACTACTATATTTATTTCCAGCCATATTTTAAGTGAAATCGAAAGAATTTGTTCTCATATTGGAATTATCAATAATGGAAAAATTGTATTCCATGGCTCAATGGATACTCTAATCAAGCAAAGGAATAAAGTTCAACAGGTTATAATAGAGACTTCTGAAATACAATCAGCATTTAATCTATTGCAAAATAAATTTATTGTAAAAAATGACAATAATTTTTTAATTTTACAATACAATTCAAAGCAAGACATAGCCAATGCACTGGAAATCATAACAACACATCATATTCCTGTTTATTCTGTACAGCCTATTGCAAACTCTCTTGAAGATTCTTTTTTACATTACTTAAATATTGATTAG
- a CDS encoding tetratricopeptide repeat-containing sensor histidine kinase, protein MSTKKVLLSILLIFNTLNYCYGKNIDKNKEELNTIANRYLKISEGSMDSSLTFSLNYAQRAEKLFHWLGNPLSKAYAYMLIGKINTKLGNYIYSSIPLINALKILEKYNDTSSLLNCYILLGEFYRAITQYKSSINLLNKALIINNIYKNDTIFANITNRLASTYYELINHDKALFYSNISLKISRKINNYELISSNLNIIGCIELNRKNFTKAEQLLLEAIEKSKLINSLNTTNVLINIGYLYNDLKQWNLVEKYGKEAYERAYKANIRVYLQGSTHLLSIAYKQKRRFEKAYYYNQLTNAYKDTIGVERSSNEFQALKSNYEIEKKERENHILKQDKIIQSKIIKYEKTKFIMIIIITFLLFIAIFYVLFNRYRIRKKNNLLTLLNEEISRKNAEIEKNAEVLKQINNEKDKFFSIIAHDLKSPFNSIMGFSELLNISYDDYTDEEKRDFAKNIFQSSYGAFRLLENLLEWARIQTNRTEFKPETINLKNLINEIIQIHFLSAHNKNINLINNVTQNFLVYSDKNMASTIIRNLISNAIKFTNIGGEIIISAKLNANDTEVAISDNGMGIPEKVLPLLFRIDEDVKTIGTQGETGTGIGLILCKEFVERNSGKIWVKSKVDKGSTFFFTLPLGANQ, encoded by the coding sequence ATGTCCACTAAAAAGGTACTATTAAGTATATTGCTTATATTTAATACTTTAAACTATTGCTATGGAAAAAATATTGATAAAAATAAAGAAGAACTAAATACAATAGCCAATCGTTATTTAAAAATCAGTGAGGGGTCAATGGATTCCAGCCTTACATTTTCGTTAAATTATGCACAAAGAGCAGAAAAATTATTTCATTGGTTAGGAAACCCATTAAGCAAAGCATATGCTTATATGTTAATTGGCAAAATCAATACAAAACTTGGAAATTATATTTACTCTTCCATACCATTAATCAATGCTTTAAAAATATTAGAAAAATATAATGATACCAGTAGTTTATTAAATTGCTATATCCTACTCGGAGAATTTTACAGGGCAATAACGCAATACAAATCTTCAATAAACTTACTAAATAAGGCATTAATAATTAATAATATATATAAGAATGATACTATATTTGCAAATATTACAAATCGTCTGGCTTCCACATATTACGAACTAATAAATCATGATAAAGCACTTTTTTATAGTAATATATCTTTAAAAATAAGTAGAAAAATTAATAATTATGAACTAATATCCAGCAACTTGAATATTATTGGATGTATTGAACTAAATAGGAAAAATTTTACAAAAGCCGAACAACTTTTATTAGAAGCAATAGAAAAAAGCAAATTAATAAATAGCTTAAATACAACCAATGTTCTTATTAATATTGGTTATTTATATAATGATTTAAAACAATGGAACCTGGTTGAAAAATATGGAAAAGAAGCTTATGAAAGAGCTTACAAAGCCAATATAAGAGTATATCTTCAAGGTTCAACACATTTACTAAGCATAGCTTATAAACAAAAAAGAAGATTTGAAAAAGCATATTATTATAACCAACTGACTAATGCATACAAAGATACCATAGGTGTTGAAAGAAGTTCAAATGAATTTCAAGCACTAAAATCGAATTATGAAATAGAAAAAAAAGAAAGAGAAAACCATATTTTAAAGCAGGATAAAATTATTCAAAGTAAAATAATAAAATATGAAAAAACAAAATTTATAATGATCATAATAATAACATTTTTATTATTTATTGCTATTTTTTATGTACTTTTTAATAGATATAGAATTCGTAAAAAAAATAATTTGTTAACATTACTAAATGAAGAAATAAGTAGAAAAAATGCTGAAATTGAAAAAAATGCTGAAGTGTTAAAACAGATAAATAATGAAAAAGATAAATTTTTTTCAATAATTGCTCACGATTTAAAAAGTCCTTTTAATAGTATAATGGGATTTTCTGAGCTATTAAATATCTCATATGACGATTATACAGATGAAGAAAAAAGAGACTTTGCAAAAAATATTTTTCAATCTTCATACGGAGCGTTCCGTTTACTGGAAAATTTACTCGAATGGGCAAGAATTCAAACAAATAGAACAGAATTTAAGCCGGAAACAATTAATTTAAAAAATTTAATTAATGAAATTATACAAATTCATTTTCTTTCTGCTCATAATAAGAATATCAATCTTATTAACAATGTTACACAAAACTTTTTAGTATACTCGGACAAAAATATGGCTTCTACAATAATAAGAAACCTAATTTCTAATGCGATAAAATTTACCAATATCGGTGGTGAAATTATTATTTCAGCAAAGTTAAATGCAAATGATACTGAAGTAGCAATCAGCGATAATGGCATGGGTATTCCTGAAAAAGTTTTGCCTTTATTGTTTCGCATAGACGAAGATGTTAAAACAATAGGCACTCAGGGAGAAACCGGGACAGGAATAGGATTAATACTATGTAAAGAGTTTGTCGAACGTAATTCGGGCAAAATATGGGTAAAAAGTAAAGTTGACAAAGGGAGCACTTTCTTTTTTACCCTTCCTCTCGGTGCTAACCAGTAA